The Elaeis guineensis isolate ETL-2024a chromosome 3, EG11, whole genome shotgun sequence region acagagccatgCCGAGATGCAGGCTATGAGGagacagattgatcggcttacatctttattagagatgtatggcccatctcaggtaaacacatattattaaatatatatttttatattaatttaatgatctatatatttttatttatagatatgcaaatcaagcttttcatatgtttcttgtaggctcctggcacatcaggcacccgtcgagacggcggcacgtcacgtggagacagcgacgaTCATCTGCCTGTAGAttgatatcattttatttttattgtagtcttatatttatttatattactcttgattgtaatggatgattagtactttatttttatttatataaaataatatcttttgatttgattaaatttgctattgaagtttgcttttggtgtgaatggtggtgattgtacaggtttatatttgaataattgatataattttgtatagaaatatatgtattctttttttgtatataaaacctgtatatttttttttctgttaaaaaGAGTAACGACACTTATAAGTGTCGTTAATAAAgtgtttaacgacgcttataagcatcgctaGTGACTTTAActgccgacgcttcgaaaagcatcTTCGAAAAGGATGGAGGATGtgttgtcattaacgacgctaaaaagcatcgctaaattttaattttacaatACTTTAAAGCGTCATTAAAAAATATTACGATGCTTTGaaaaagcgtcggcgcttttcgtctccactcttacataggtgACGCTTTGGCGATACTTTTTGAAGCATCGTAAAGCTTATTTTCGATGCTTATTAGCATCGTAAAATATCTTTTATAGCATTATCTTTTACCATTTTCTCTGTAGTGACTCATCTCATTCTTTTCTACCTCCATACATGAAATGATAGCCACGACAATTTTGGCTATAAAGATGTTGTTGATGGTGGAGGtgatgatgataatatttgtCAAGATGCTCTAGTGAAGGTATTATTGGTGATAATAATTGTAAAGGTTGGCTTTTTTGCTGCTCAAAGGGTAGATATAAGGATTAGAGGTATGAATGGCAATGGAGCGGATGTGGTTCGGACAAGCATTATCCATaaccatcccatattttcttcaggATAGAGCAGGACAAGCAGAGTTTTAGGGTGGAATGGGTTGGGTTGGATGGACCAAGTTGGATAAAGCTGTAAAATAATCATTTTTTtggtatataatattttttacctagaaaaaaattttatgaagagtaatatatatatttatatatatacctaAAATTGTCGAAGGCTAGCCTAAATTCTTCTTAAGGCTCCCAAATCTAAATTTACAAAATTAGTGAAAAGCTGAAACGAACTAAACTATGGTGGACTAAAAATTTTACAGTTCGGTTTGGCTTGACTGTTTGAGTCAATGTAATTTGGGTTCCACATGTATTTTGTTGGGATCTAGGGACAAATATTTTCAGCTATGTCGGGATCATATTGGCACTCGAACCATGCTTGCCATGACCTTGCTTTGTAGAAAAAAAAAGCATGCATCGATTACGAGATTCTCCCGCTAGCCACACCAATTACGGGGCTTAAGGTTTCACTAGAGGTTTGTTGCcatgatttcatgaaaaatataatattataggcGATAAACATTGGTTTCTCATCCACATCGACATCGCCATTCGATCACGATCGAATGCAACAGGACAGCTAGTAGGATAAAGCACAAATCTTCTTGAAGTAATCACTTTCATTGAGAATCTTGATATAAATAGAAGAAAGTTAAGAAAGGCCATGAATGTTCTCCAACGGAGATGAGAGATcaactctttctctttcttcactCAGACTTCTAAGGAATAGTTCGACCAGCTTTGATCTCAACAAGCTATAATGAAGGAGATCAgttgaaaaaagagaaaagtggAATGCTAGGCGAGAGAAAAGAAATTAAGGAAGAAAGGTgcagaagatgatgatgatatcTTTTTTTTCACTCAAATAGCTACGAAGTTTCTTGGACAGAATCTCCTTTGTGTTCTTAATTAATGGAGAGACCCAGGGAATTAAGAGAAgccaaaaaaaagaagcaaaagaagagaaggaaggcgAGGATGAAGACAACATGGAGGAGCTTTGCAATTGGATATTTGGACAAGAGCTAGCCTATGAAAAAGGTAAGGTTGCATCGATCCTTCTTGAATGATGGAGATCCTTGTTTGTTTCTTTTTCAAGTTCTTTTAATTCTTAAGttggttcttgctcttgagggttCATGAGAGTTGGATCTTATGCAATGTACATTGGATGCCAATCTTGATAGAGTCATCATCAAAAATAGGCAGGTCAATAATCTACCGGAGTATTCAGTTGTCGAATCCTTTTGTTCAAAGATTTTGAGCTCCTCCTTGTATATATAAAAACCATACGAGGGGTTAGTGGCTTTGGttctaattttttcaatattgaTTCTTGCATTGTTTGCTTTATCTTCTCAATGCTGCATGCTCCTGAGATACCTGTGTGACTTTATTTATACATTTGATTAATAATCCTCCATCGATGCTGGAAAGTATCTTAACCCCCACCCTCATGCCAATATGAATTTCTGCTCCTGTGCTACCATCATTAATCTAGTGTAACCAATGCTGTGGCTATTCcttttatattttattcaatGGATCACAAGTCATGGAAGAAGTATGTGTTTCTTTGCATCAATGAGTTAAAAGAGATGTTGATGGATGGATCCATAATAATATTGGTGTGTGCTgcatgataataaaaaaaaaattcacatgcATTAATCATGTTGCTTGCATGTATGTAcattagatagatagatagataacgAGGGATGAAACACTAATGATTGTATATGAGTTTGTATTAGAAAGACGAACAACTGAAATAGAACAATTGAAATACTTATCAGCGGTTccaactaataatatatataacaatTCATAACTAAAATCTATATATAATACCTAGACCTAAATCTGCACATCATgaattatatcatatatatacatatagaggcatatatatatatatatatatatatatatatatatatatatatatatatatatatatatatatatatatatatatatatatatatatatgtattattattatatttttttgtatatatatatatatatatatatatatatatatatatatatattatattatgtatattaatatatatatatatatatatataaatatatatatatatatatatatatatatatatatgtatatatatatatatatatatatatacatatatatatgtatatatatatatatatacatatgtatatatatatatatacatatgtatatatatatatatatgtatatatatatatatatatgtatatatatatatatatatatatatatatgtatatatatatatatatatatatatatatatatatatatatgtatatatatatatatatatatatatatatatatatatatatatatatatatatatatatatgtatatatatatatatatgtatatatgtatatatatatatatatgtatatatatattatatatatatatatatatatatatatatgtatatatatatatatgttatatatatatatatatatatatatatgtatatatatattatgtatatatatatatatatatatatatatatatatatatgtatatatatatatatatattatatatatatatatatatatatatatatatatatatatatatatatatatatgtatatatatatatgtatatatatatatatatatatatgtatatatatatgtatatataatatatatatatatatatatatatatatatatatatatatatatatatatatatatgtatatatgtatgtatgtatatatatatatatatatatatatatatatatatatatatatatatatatatatatatatatatatgtattatatatatatatatatatatatatatatatatatatttatatatatatatatatgtatatgtatatatatatatgtatatatatatatatatgtatatgtatatatatgtatgtatgtatgtatatatgtatgtatgtatgtattatgtatgtatgtttgtatgtatatatgtatgtatatataaatatttatatatgtatatatctatatatatatgtatctatatatatatgtgtgtgtgtgtatatatatatatctgtgtgtgtgtgtgtatatatacacacacacacatacattgtCGAAGGCCAGCCTATACTCTTTTAAGGTTCTCAAACCTATGTTTACAAAATTAGCAAAAAGTTGAAATGAACTAAACTATGGGGACTAAAAATTTGCAGTTCTATTTGGCCTGATTGTCTAAGTCAATGTATTTGAGTTCCACTTGTATTTTGTTAGGGTCTAGGGATAAATAGTTTTAGCTATGTCGGGATTGTGTTGGCACTCGAATCCATTAAATCTACACAAAGTTGAATCTTGCGGCTTACTTAgtaggaaaaaaaatgaaaagtatGCATTAATTACGAGATTCTCTCGCTAGCTGCACCATTTACGGGGCTTAAGATTTTGTTGGAGGTTTGTTGCCCTGattgtatgaaaaatataatattataggtGATAAATATTGATTTCTGATCCACATCGACACCGCCATTCGATTATGATCGAATGCAACAGGACAACTAGTAGGATAAAGCACAAATCTTCTTGAAATACTCACTTTCATTGAGAATCTTGATATATGTAGAAAAAAGTTAAGAAAGGCCATGAAGGTTCACCAACGGAGATGAGTGGTcaactctttctctttcttcactCAGACTTCCAAGGAATAGTTCGACCGGCTTTGATCTCAACAAGCTACCAATGGAGGAGATCAGTCGAAAAAAGAGAAAAGTGGAATGCTAagcgagagaaaaaaaattaagaaagaaaggGGAAAAGGATGATGATGATATCTTTTTCTTCACTCAGATAGCTGCGGAGTTTCTTGGACAGAATTTCTTTGTGTTCTTAATTAATGGAGAGACCCAGGGAATTAAGAGAAGCCAAGAAAAAAGAAGcaatagaagagaaggaaggcgAGGATGAAGACAACATGGAGGAGCTTTGCAATTGGATATTTGGACAAGAGCTAGCCTATGAAAAAGGTAAGGTTGCGTCGATCCTTCTTGAATGATGGAGATCCTTGTTTGTTTCTTTTTCAAGTTCTTTTAATTCTTAAGttggttcttgctcttgagggttCATGAGAGTTGGATCTTATGCAATGTACATTGGATGCCAATTTTGACAGAGTTATCATCAAAAATAGGCAGGTCAATAATTTGCCGGAGTATTTAGTTGTCGAATCTTTTTGTTCAAAGATTTTGAGCTCCTCCTCATATATATAAAACCATATGAGGGGTTAGTGGCTTTGGTTCTGATTTTTTGAATATTGATTCTTGCATTGTTTGCtttattttctcgatgctgcatacTTTTGGGATACCAATGTGACTTTATTTATACGTCTAATTAATAATTCTCTTACGGTACTAAAAAGTTTCTTAACCCCTACCACCACACCAACATTAATTTAATTTCTGCTCCTGCGCTAGCATCATCAATCTAGTGTAACCAATGGATCACAAGTCATGGAAGAAGTATGTGTTTCTTTGCATCAATGAGTTAAAAGAGATGTTGATTGACGGATCCATAATAATATTGGTGTGTGCTGcgtgataataaaaaaaaaattacatgcatTAATCATGTTGCTTGCATGTATGTAcattagatagatagatagataacgAGAGATCAAACACTAATGACTGTATATGAGTTTGTATTAGAAAGATGAACAACTGAAATAGAACAATTGAAATACTTATCAGTAGTTccaactaataatatatataacaatTCATAACTAAAATCTGTATATAATACCCAGACCTAAATCTGCACATCATgaattatatgcatatatatacatatagaggcatatgtgcatgcatatatatatatatatatattgatcagaCACATATATACATTCACTTGATGAAATTAATGAATCATGGTCAGCCGCAGTGATCAGGATCCAAATAGAGCAGATAGTCGGATTTACTACGAAGATCATATCCAATATTTCTGTTCATCTGAAAGTAAGTCCCGATCATATTAACGCCGTCGGTTGGTGCCATGAGAAGGCAGGTCCTTCCATGATCCACCTCAGCATATATTTGTTCCTTCACAAGGGCAGCGCCACTTCACCATCAAAAGAGACCAATATTTTTGGGAGGTACCCCACCAAATCCTGAAAGGTCCCGTTGAAGCACAAGTCCCAAGGGTCATTCGCTCGGCGCGGCAGCTCCGGAAGGTGAGCCTGTTCCGTCACCGTGGACGCCACTAGATCGAAAAATGGTTTCTTCAAGAAGGTGAGGGGCGTCGACGAGGTGAAGAGGATGGAGCAGTTCCCGCCCACCAACTCCCTCGTCAGGTTCAGCGCCCTCGTGCCGACGCCCATCCCAAGTAAGGTGGGCGAGAAGAACCGGTTCCTGCCCGTCGGGCACATGGCTAACGGCGACGACCTACCGTTTAGCCGTGCTTCCTTCCCCAGGTGCAGCTCACTAGAGGTGTTCCCGGCGGAGGGGTTATCAAAATCCTTCCTAAAGCAGTGGGAGAAGGTAAACGGTGTGGAGTTATTAGATCTGAACGCGAGCGAGAAGTACTCGTTCCCGGTGAGACCCACCCTCGCCGGAGCTAGTCTCGTAGAGAAAGAGTTGTCGTTGCCGCAGCCGAAAGGCACCTTACCAAAATAGGTGACACCGTCGATGGCGAGCACGTCGGAGATGAGGAGGCCGTTGGTCTCGACGCCACTCTCGTTTTCCCGGACGTACCGACACGTCTCGTTGCCGCCGCAAACGTGATGCGGGACAGTGAGACATTCGCTGGATGAGCAGGAGAAGGTGGTGCTTGTGGAGGACTTTGAGGGGTCGTAGAGTGGGCCGAGATGGGGGCTGCAGTTGGGACATGGCTCGCactgagtccagatgaagtcgccCGCCACATCCAGCATCCCCGTTACCTTTACCGGAGGAGTGCCGATGGTGAATTCCATCAGGTATTCCCCACCGACCTGATCGAAGCCAGCCTCCTGTAGGTTTTCTGCAGCTAGCGGCGTCGACAACAACTTGCGGCGGCCTTCCATGACTGCTTGGAAGTGGTCACGGTAGGCGACCGAGCGCCGATGGATCCTCCGCCACTTGTCGGCCAGGGTGGCGGCGCTCGATTCGAAGAGAGGGGACTCAGGGGAATCACGGTCGATGAGGCGGATGTGTTGCTGGTGGGAGAGAGATGGGAGCGCAACAAGGAGGAAGAGCAGCAATAGGAACGACGCCGACTTCGTTGAAGCAAAGGCCATTGTTGAACTTGGATCGTTTAACATATATATAATTGCTAGAAAAGATACGCAATGGCATGGGTGCTCTACGTATTTAGTTTAGATGCATGTGGGGGAATATGGCTATTGATCTCTTTTTATAGCACCAGATGCATGTTATCGATCGTAAATGCATGATCGCCATCCGGCCGGATAAGGATTACACGGATGTGCAAAAGTTAGTTGTCATAGCTAGCTAGCTAAATCCGATGAGCTAAGTTGGATTTAATGTTTAACATGTGTCATCGTGAGGATTATCATCCCCCGTCATTGTCATTGCTAGCTCCATTAAGTTAGCCTTTGTCAGAAATtagaatcattttttttttttttaagatcctATTACCAAACACGTCTCCACCGATATCCAATTTTCAAATATTCGGCTCATGAGCTGAAAATCCTAGATCTCAGCCAACCTTACATCTCTCTCGCTATGGCAAACAAGAGTTTGCTAGAGCCGGGGTGATGAGAGGGGAGAGGAACCCCTCCGACTCCTCTGCATGTTACATAGGTGGATCGCCATCCAATAAGGATTTCAAGtttaatatgtgtcatcatcaggATTATCCCTTATCATCTTCATTGTTAGCTCCATTGGATTGGcctttaatactaaaaaaatatattaattattattatagaattaatattttcatttatacttacaatatattattattttaatactaaTATTTATATTGTTAGAAAAATAAGGCAAATAAAAGTATATATTGAATAACTTCATAATATAAGTATAATATACAATAACATATTTCCACCATATTTAAAAATACAACTGAATAATAATGCAACAATGGTACGGTTgataatagattataatataatacACAAGTATATAATATCCTAACCTATATTGTTGTATCAATTTTTTCTATAGGATTGATGGATATTTTTATCCCAAAACTATATGAAATTTCAATCCCACATCATTGCCCTAAGATGATCTTTGATACCTATCCTTAATGATGATTTTTCTATCACTGAGTTGCAGGTTGATTTGGGAGGGGGGGTGGGGGGTGTTTTGACCTAATAGCATACCAATAGCGCACCAATAACTTGCATAGTTCatcagttcaaaaaaaaaaaaaagatttagaagAAAATAACTATTTTATAAGATTAGTTCTCCATCTAGCTCATGCCGCTAGAGGAGTTGAGAGAGGAGTGCCAAAAGTGGAAAAATAAGGTGATTGAATCCCTTGGATTTGATCTCCAAGGAATGCTCGAGGAGTTGGTTAGCTCTCCAACTCTATGGAGTCCTTTGCAGCAGAGGATCAATATATTATGCTTTCAAATGCAAGCTCAGAGGGATATATTGCAATGAAAGTACCCATAGCTTATCTCTGACCAACTCCTAGCCTTAAACCATGCATGGAGGCTGGACTTCTTCCCCAAGGAAGGAGCCATTAAATTTGCCCTTTTGTGGATCGGATTACACATACTTCCAGTGGAATattagagaaaatcactgacttTATTGATCTGCTCCAACGAGTTGTCTATGCCCATGTttatatatggatagatattacCAAATCAATGAAACTAATTGGTGCTTACCATGAGGTCTCAAAGGTGAGAGGGGAGGGTGGGGGTCATCAATGGATTTGGGAGAGTCCTTCGAGAATGCAAAGGATATGATTAGTGTTCGAAAAAAAATCATGCAGAAGAGAAAGGGTTGAAGCGTGTAAAAAAATTACATGGAAGAGGAAGAGACGCATGCAGAAGGTGGAATATTTTGGGTTAGTTACAATTCTACCATAATGTATATCTTTTCCAGTGATTTAAGATGATCAtcggataaaataaatttttcaatggtTTGATCTGAATGCTGATAATAATTAGATTTTTTCTAGCAGCTTTATCTAATCATCGAAAAAAATAAGATACTTCTGCAAAAGAATAAGACATTTCCAACAGTTTGACTTGACTATTggtaaataaaaataagattttcctGGTGATTGACCTGACATTGGAAAAAGTAAAACTTGCCCGACAGATTCATAAAAACATTGTCTAAAGTCTATTTTACTAGCAATTTTTTATATCTGCTGATAAAAAAATGCTACTAAATCTCTTTTATCTAGTGTCATGActtttgaaagaatagtgccttaCAAGAAATCACATGAGTGatgcgatggaattttttttaaaattttcaagtcatgtaatgacattatttatttataaatgaaATGAGGATtttatgattcatcattttagctgcatcttatttatttaagattatgatgagtcCCATAGATTATGATAATATTTTAGGATCATAAAGAGTTCATAtcaatgagacctaaaattctaaatcttAAACATTCCAAATCATAAGAGAATtcagtcagagatcaatgttccgtATAGACTGGATAATTATAATATGTTATTAGATGTCAATCGTGACTTATAGGTTTGGTTGAATTAAAGTGTTTAATTTGATCCTGAACTAGAAAAAGTATCAATTGCTGAACTCAGGTCGACATGATTTGTACCCTAATCGATTAGAAGGGTTCTAATCAG contains the following coding sequences:
- the LOC140856203 gene encoding probable aspartic protease At2g35615, with amino-acid sequence MAFASTKSASFLLLLFLLVALPSLSHQQHIRLIDRDSPESPLFESSAATLADKWRRIHRRSVAYRDHFQAVMEGRRKLLSTPLAAENLQEAGFDQVGGEYLMEFTIGTPPVKVTGMLDVAGDFIWTQCEPCPNCSPHLGPLYDPSKSSTSTTFSCSSSECLTVPHHVCGGNETCRYVRENESGVETNGLLISDVLAIDGVTYFGKVPFGCGNDNSFSTRLAPARVGLTGNEYFSLAFRSNNSTPFTFSHCFRKDFDNPSAGNTSSELHLGKEARLNGRSSPLAMCPTGRNRFFSPTLLGMGVGTRALNLTRELVGGNCSILFTSSTPLTFLKKPFFDLVASTVTEQAHLPELPRRANDPWDLCFNGTFQDLVGYLPKILVSFDGEVALPL